In one Capricornis sumatraensis isolate serow.1 chromosome 1, serow.2, whole genome shotgun sequence genomic region, the following are encoded:
- the USF3 gene encoding basic helix-loop-helix domain-containing protein USF3, with amino-acid sequence MPEMTENETPTKKQHRKKNRETHNAVERHRKKKINAGINRIGELIPCSPALKQSKNMILDQAFKYITELKRQNDELLLNGGNNEQAEEIKKLRKQLEEIQKENGRYIELLKANDICLYDDPTIHWKGNLKNSKVSVVIPSDQVQKNIIVYSNGSQPGGNSQGTAVQGITFNVGHNLQKQTANVVPVQRTCNLVTPVSISGVYPSENKPWHQTTVSALAANQPVPLCLPAALSAQNILELSTSESESSVLGPTSSSLIAVPVGPEPPQHRSSHTCLNDQNSSENKKGQESPQVLKKTVPCATSISSSCSATATQGQPGSESCLSAQDHRSDLQTTLVVSVTTTVCSQPPRPVGDSCVASSSKGADSASVTMVVAPSVPGGGMTAMPVSTLSANPMDSGWTLSCSLPSSAVSASDLKNMNSLTRISSAGNTQTTWTTLQLAGNTIQPLSQTPSSAVTPVLNESGTSPTTANHSRCVAPGISLNNSFPAEGQPVEQVVVTLPSCPPLPVQPLITQPQVKSQPPKSILPLNSAMQVIQMAQPVGSAVNAAPANQNVIILQPPSTTPCPTVMRAEVPNQTVGQQIVIIQAANQNTLPLLSAPPPGSVRLPVNGASAIIGSNNSVQNVSTPQTFGGKHLVHILPRPTSLSASNSTQTFSVTVSSQQQPQTISLNGQLFALQPVMSSSGTTNQTPMQIIQPTTSEDPNTNVALNTFGALASLNQSISQMAGQSCVQLSVSQPVHPQTAANSQITPANCISLTTVAPPVTTDNSATPPSTYNLVTTPSVNTVACLPNTKAKRLNKKPGVKKHLATNKSACSLNPVRDGGKSDGPSTEGSAEPSCNDGLLESLPGVLPSAIVSQTNSVSVSGSHSLNVLNSESVMPESVPKSKSAEESSSPSQESVTSEQFTMAPAKSKDFLPISQRETSQDKPPSSLALPEAAKSCTSASVLISSANDAPVLASQVSHLSSATSTTSTNCVSEVEVIADPCRAEQESSDTVQTAGLLKGQGLTALLSGLAKEKDPQKSSLSVQVDHPDFSSENSKIVDSNVELHPKQELLLMNSDDRDPGQPHSCIPDQEVINGSLLTSRQADSPMSTSSGSSRSFSVASMLPETAREDVTSSATTNTCDSCTFVEQTDIVALAARAIFDQENLEKGRAGTQVPADIREVPSKPSEASSLEGDQPFKTQIPKENGPGQVEAAPNEFNSQDSIEATVDRPLEKPSCSIGMKTSNASLQVSTSQPPSITSLSVNNLIHQSTLSHPLVSCTGLSQTSGQTAVPTTVNLTVSSGSYGSQPPGPSLMTEYSQEQLNTMAGTVPNTPIPEPLLKPSHESRKDSAKRAVQDDLLLSSAKRQKHCQPAPLRLEGLSLMSRTPDSISDQTQMMVGQIPPNSSNSVVPISNPAHGDGLTRLFPPSNNFVVPALRQTEVQCSSQASIAEQQPAQAGQHLQALQQHVPAQGVPHLHSNHLYLKQQQQAGQLRERHHLYQLQRHIPHAESSVHSQPHSVHQQRTLQQEVQMQKKRNLVQGTQASQLSLQPKHHGADQSRPKSGQPHPHHQQMQQQVQQHFGTSQAEKGCENPSTSRNHQNHLSQDILHQQEVGSRQQAPGVSSEHVSGHNPMQRLLTSRGIEQQMASQSSIVTRPSDMTCAPHRPERNRVSSYSAEALIGKTSSNSEQRMGISIQGSRVSDQLEMRSYLDVPRNKSLAIHNMQGRVDHTASDIRLSDCQTFKPSGASQQPQNNFEVQSSRNNEIGNPVSSLRSMQPQAFRISQNPGPPPVDRQKRLPYPPVQSIPTGNAIPTRDSENTCHQSFMQSLLAPHLGDQVIGSQRSLSEHQRNTQCGPSSAIEYNCPPSHESVHIRRESESQSRESCDMSLGAINTRNSTLNIPFSSSSSSGDIQGRNTSPNVSVQKSNPMRITDSHGAKGHMNPPVTTNMHGVVRPALPHPSASHGNADQGPPVRQTSSSVPQRSRHPLQDSSGSKIRPPERTRSGNPRHSNVFDPSLPHLPLSTGGSMILGRQQPAAEKRGSIVRFMPDSPQVPNDNSVPDQHTLSQNFGFPFIPEGGMNPPINANASFIPQVTQPSATRTPALIPVDPQNTLPSFYPPYSPAHPTLSNDISIPYFSNQMFSNPSTEKVNSGSLNNRFGSILSPPRPVGFAQPSFPLLPDMPPMHMTNSHLSNFNMTSLFPEIATALPDGSAMSPLLTIANSSASDSSKQSSNRPAHNISHILGHDCSSAV; translated from the exons ATGCCagaaatgacagagaatgagactcCTACAAAAAAGCAGCACAG aaagaaaaatcggGAGACACACAATGCAG TGGAGAGgcatagaaagaagaaaatcaatgCTGGGATAAATAGAATAGGAGAGCTGATCCCATGCTCTCCTGCACTGAAACAG AGCAAGAATATGATCCTGGACCAAGCCTTTAAGTACATAACAGAACTGAAAAGGCAGAACGATGAACTCCTGCTTAACGGAGGAAACAATGAACAAG ctgaagaaattaaaaagctaCGTAAACAACTGGAAgaaattcaaaaggaaaatggCCGATATATTGAATTACTAAAAGCAAATGACATATGTTTATATGACGACCCCACAATCCACTggaaaggaaatcttaaaaattcaaaGGTCTCTGTTGTTATTCCCAGTGACCAGGTTCAAAAAAATATCATTGTTTATTCCAATGGGAGTCAGCCTGGTGGAAACAGCCAGGGAACAGCTGTTCAGGGGATAACCTTTAATGTTGGTCATAATTTACAAAAGCAAACTGCCAATGTggtgccagtgcagaggacttgCAATCTTGTGACTCCTGTGTCTATTTCTGGAGTTTACCCTTCTGAAAACAAGCCATGGCATCAGACCACAGTTTCTGCATTGGCTGCCAACCAGCCTGTTCCTCTTTGTCTTCCTGCTGCTCTTTCTGCTCAAAACATTCTCGAGCTCTCCACCTCCGAAAGTGAGTCGAGTGTGCTTGGTCCCACCAGCAGCTCACTGATCGCTGTTCCTGTTGGGCCTGAACCACCCCAGCATCGTTCATCGCACACGTGTCTAAATGATCAAAATTCTTCTGAAAATAAGAAGGGGCAAGAAAGCCCCCAAGTATTGAAGAAAACAGTCCCTTGTGCCACAAGCATCTCCTCCAGCTGCTCAGCAACTGCCACTCAAGGACAGCCTGGAAGTGAGTCCTGCCTGAGCGCACAAGATCACAGAAGTGATCTTCAAACCACCCTGGTTGTTTCTGTCACcaccacagtctgctcccagccTCCCAGACCTGTCGGTGATTCTTGTGTGGCAAGCAGTAGCAAGGGTGCAGACTCCGCAAGTGTTACCATGGTGGTGGCCCCGtctgtccctggaggagggatgacCGCCATGCCTGTAAGCACCCTTTCTGCAAACCCTATGGACAGTGGTTGGACTCTTTCTTGCTCTTTGCCTTCTTCAGCTGTCAGTGCTTCAGATTTGAAAAACATGAATAGTCTTACCCGAATTTCCTCAGCTGGAAACACACAGACAACGTGGACTACTTTGCAACTGGCGGGAAACACTATTCAGCCCTTAAGCCAGACACCGTCTTCTGCTGTGACCCCGGTATTAAATGAGTCTGGCACTAGCCCCACCACAGCCAACCACAGTAGATGCGTGGCTCCAGGCATCAGCTTGAATAATTCCTTTCCAGCAGAGGGGCAGCCAGTTGAGCAAGTAGTTGTAACCTTGCCTTCCTGTCCACCCTTACCTGTGCAGCCACTGATCACCCAGCCACAAGTTAAGTCTCAGCCTCCAAAAAGTATCCTCCCATTGAATTCCGCCATGCAGGTGATTCAGATGGCTCAGCCAGTGGGGTCGGCTGTTAATGCAGCTCCCGCTAATCAGAACGTTATCATTCTTCAACCACCCAGCACCACCCCGTGCCCAACAGTGATGAGGGCAGAGGTTCCCAACCAAACAGTAGGTCAGCAGATAGTCATCATCCAGGCAGCTAACCAGAATACTTTGCCACTTCTCTCTGCTCCACCTCCTGGTTCTGTTCGACTCCCTGTCAATGGAGCCAGTGCTATCATAGGGTCTAACAATTCAGTGCAAAATGTTTCCACCCCGCAGACTTTTGGAGGAAAGCACCTTGTCCACATATTACCACGACCTACATCTTTATCAGCATCGAATTCCACACAAACTTTTTCTGTTACTGTATCCAGCCAACAGCAGCCTCAAACCATTTCTTTAAATGGACAGCTCTTTGCTTTGCAGCCTGTGATGTCTTCATCAGGAACTACAAATCAAACCCCTATGCAAATTATTCAGCCCACCACCAGCGAAGATCCAAATACCAATGTTGCCCTGAATACGTTTGGCGCTTTGGCCAGCCTCAATCAAAGCATATCGCAGATGGCTGGGCAAAGCTGTGTACAGTTGTCTGTTagccagccagtccatcctcagACTGCTGCAAATAGTCAAATCACCCCAGCTAACTGTATTTCATTAACAACTGTAGCACCTCCCGTGACAACAGATAATTCAGCCACACCACCCAGTACTTATAACCTAGTGACTACTCCCTCAGTGAACACTGTGGCTTGTTTGCCTAACACGAAGGCAAAAAGGTTGAATAAGAAGCCGGGTGTCAAGAAACACTTAGCCACCAACAAGTCAGCCTGCTCCCTGAATCCAGTCAGAGATGGGGGCAAGTCAGATGGCCCCAGCACTGAAGGTTCCGCAGAGCCATCCTGTAATGACGGACTTCTGGAAAGCCTCCCTGGTGTGTTACCATCTGCCATTGTGTCCCAGACAAATAGTGTAAGTGTTTCTGGTTCACATTCTTTGAATGTTCTGAAttctgaatcagtgatgcctgAGTCTGTACCCAAATCTAAGTCAGCCGAAGAGTCTAGCTCACCCTCTCAAGAATCTGTAACAAGTGAGCAATTTACAATGGCCCCAGCAAAATCCAAAGATTTTCTCCCCATTTCGCAACGAGAGACATCTCAGGATAAGCCACCAAGTAGTTTGGCGTTGCCAGAGGCTGCCAAATCCTGCACGTCGGCCAGTGTGTTGATTTCCTCTGCGAATGATGCCCCCGTCTTGGCCTCTCAGGTTTCTCATCTTTCATCTGCCACGAGCACTACAAGTACTAACTGTGTTTCTGAGGTAGAAGTCATTGCCGACCCTTGCAGGGCTGAGCAAGAGTCATCAGATACAGTACAAACCGCAGGTCTCTTAAAGGGGCAAGGTTTAACTGCACTGCTGTCTGGTCTTGCTAAAGAAAAAGACCCTCAGAAATCATCTCTTTCAGTCCAGGTGGACCATCCTGACTTCTCttcagaaaattctaaaatagtTGATTCAAATGTTGAGTTACATCCCAAACAGGAGCTATTACTGATGAACAGTGATGATAGAGATCCAGGACAGCCTCATTCCTGCATCCCTGACCAGGAGGTTATTAATGGTTCTTTGCTCACCAGTAGGCAGGCTGACTCGCCCATGTCGACCAGCTCTGGCAGTAGTCGTAGTTTCTCGGTTGCATCTATGCTTCCTGAAACAGCCAGAGAGGATGTCACCAGCAGTGCAACGACTAATACGTGTGACAGCTGTACCTTTGTGGAGCAAACTGATATAGTTGCTCTTGCAGCACGAGCTATTTTTGACCAGGAGAACCTTGAGAAGGGAAGAGCTGGTACCCAGGTACCAGCTGATATACGGGAAGTTCCTTCAAAGCCTTCTGAAGCATCCTCTTTAGAGGGAGACCAGCCTTTCAAAACACAGATACCTAAAGAGAATGGTCCAGGACAGGTAGAAGCAGCACCAAATGAATTTAATTCTCAGGACTCAATTGAAGCCACTGTGGATAGGCCCCTTGAAAAACCAAGTTGTTCTATAGGAATGAAAACATCAAATGCCTCTTTACAGGTTTCGACTTCCCAACCACCAAGCATCACCAGTTTAAGTGTGAATAATCTTATCCACCAGAGTACCCTCAGCCATCCTCTGGTCAGCTGCACTGGTTTATCCCAAACTTCAGGGCAAACAGCTGTTCCTACAACAGTGAATCTGACAGTTTCATCTGGCTCCTATGGCAGTCAGCCTCCTGGACCATCCCTGATGACCGAATACTCCCAAGAACAGCTAAATACTATGGCTGGTACCGTACCAAACACACCGATTCCAGAGCCACTCTTAAAGCCAAGTCACGAAAGCCGTAAAGACTCTGCTAAGCGTGCTGTCCAGGATGACCTTTTACTGTCTTCAGCTAAACGTCAGAAGCATTGTCAGCCAGCCCCACTCCGGCTTGAAGGTCTGTCCCTGATGAGCCGAACTCCAGACAGCATTTCCGATCAAACTCAAATGATGGTTGGTCAGATCCCTCCCAACTCTTCAAACTCAGTTGTGCCTATTAGCAACCCAGCACATGGGGACGGCCTTACCCGATTATTTCCTCCTAGTAACAACTTTGTGGTCCCCGCGTTGAGGCAGACCGAGGTTCAGTGTAGTTCACAGGCTTCCATTGCTGAGCAGCAGCCAGCCCAGGCCGGCCAACATCTGCAGGCCCTGCAGCAACATGTTCCAGCTCAAGGGGTACCTCACCTACATAGTAACCACCTCTActtaaagcagcagcagcaagcagggcAGTTGAGAGAGAGGCATCACTTGTATCAGCTGCAGCGTCACATACCTCACGCAGAGAGCTCTGTCCACTCTCAGCCCCACAGCGTCCACCAACAGAGAACCCTGCAACAGGAAGTtcagatgcaaaaaaaaaggaatcttgtTCAGGGCACTCAGGCCTCTCAGCTGTCTTTACAACCCAAGCATCATGGAGCTGACCAATCCCGACCTAAGAGCGGGCAGCCGCACCCACACCATCAGCAGATGCAGCAACAGGTGCAGCAACATTTTGGAACCTCccaggcagagaagggttgtgagAACCCTTCCACCAGCCGGAACCACCAGAACCATCTCAGTCAAGATATTCTGCACCAGCAGGAGGTGGGAAGCCGGCAGCAAGCTCCGGGGGTTTCTTCTGAACACGTATCTGGGCATAATCCAATGCAGAGGCTGTTGACATCAAGAGGCATAGAGCAGCAAATGGCATCCCAATCGAGTATTGTGACGAGACCTTCAGACATGACCTGTGCGCCACACAGGCCGGAGAGAAACAGAGTTTCAAGTTACTCTGCTGAGGCACTCATTGGAAAAACATCTTCTAATTCAGAGCAGAGAATGGGTATATCGATTCAGGGTTCCAGAGTTTCAGATCAGCTTGAAATGAGAAGCTACCTTGATGTTCCCAGAAACAAGAGTTTAGCCATTCATAATATGCAGGGTCGTGTGGACCATACTGCCTCAGATATCCGCCTTTCTGACTGTCAGACATTTAAACCAAGTGGAGCCAGTCAGCAGCCCCAGAATAATTTTGAAGTACAGTCttcaagaaataatgaaataggTAACCCTGTATCATCCTTGAGGAGTATGCAGCCCCAAGCTTTTCGTATTAGTCAAAACCCTGGTCCACCACCAGTCGACCGCCAAAAGCGATTACCTTATCCACCAGTTCAGAGCATCCCAACAGGAAATGCTATCCCAACAAGGGACAGTGAAAATACATGTCACCAAAGTTTCATGCAGAGTTTACTTGCCCCTCACCTGGGCGATCAGGTCATTGGGAGTCAGAGATCCCTCTCAGAACATCAGAGGAATACACAGTGTGGTCCCTCCTCTGCAATTGAATATAACTGTCCCCCGAGCCATGAAAGTGTCCATATTAGAAGGGAGAGTGAGAGTCAGAGTAGGGAGAGCTGTGACATGTCCCTAGGCGCAATTAACACCCGGAACAGCACCTTGAATATTCCATTTTCAAGTTCTTCATCTTCAGGAGATATTCAAGGTCGAAACACGAGTCCCAATGTTTCTGTACAGAAGTCCAATCCCATGAGGATTACTGACAGTCATGGGGCCAAGGGCCACATGAACCCTCCAGTCACAACCAACATGCATGGGGTCGTAAGGCCAGCTTTGCCGCATCCGTCTGCGTCTCACGGAAATGCTGACCAAGGGCCTCCTGTACGTCAAACCAGTTCTTCAGTTCCCCAGCGATCAAGGCATCCATTGCAAGACAGCAGCGGTTCCAAAATTCGTCCACCTGAAAGGACTCGCTCTGGAAACCCAAGACATAGCAATGTCTTTGATCCAAGTCTTCCTCACCTTCCTCTGTCTACTGGCGGCAGTATGATTCTTGGACGCCAACAACCTGCTGCAGAAAAGAGAGGAAGTATTGTTCGTTTCATGCCAGATAGCCCACAAGTACCTAATGATAATTCAGTGCCTGACCAGCACACGCTATCACAAAattttggttttccttttatCCCTGAGGGTGGCATGAACCCGCCAATAAACGCTAATGCTTCTTTTATTCCACAGGTTACTCAGCCTAGTGCCACTCGAACCCCAGCCCTCATCCCTGTGGATCCCCAAAATACTCTCCCCTCCTTCTATCCTCCATACTCTCCTGCTCATCCCACGCTGTCCAATGATATTTCAATCCCATATTTTTCTAATCAAATGTTCTCAAATCCCAGCACAGAGAAGGTAAACAGTGGAAGTTTGAATAACCGATTTGGATCAATTCTGTCTCCTCCCCGACCTGTTGGCTTTGCTCAACCAAGTTTTCCTCTTCTTCCCGACATGCCCCCAATGCACATGACCAACTCTCACTTATCCAATTTTAATATGACATCTTTGTTTCCAGAAATAGCTACAGCTCTTCCTGACGGCTCAGCGATGTCCCCTTTGCTTACGATAGCAAACTCCTCTGCCTCAGACTCTTCCAAGCAGTCCTCCAACAGACCTGCCCACAACATAAGCCATATCTTAGGTCATGATTGCAGTTCAGCTGTTTAA